One region of Pongo pygmaeus isolate AG05252 chromosome 21, NHGRI_mPonPyg2-v2.0_pri, whole genome shotgun sequence genomic DNA includes:
- the TMEM239 gene encoding transmembrane protein 239 isoform X1, translated as MRVGTWICLPGRPGRCRKQHDLGNCPEVPRISKALALSPGAPDMMQQPRVETDTIGAGEGPQQAVPWSAWVTRHGWVRWWVSHVPPSWIQWWSTSNWRQPLQRLLWGLEGILYLLLALMLCHALFTTGSYLLSSLWPVVAAVWRHLLPALVLLVLSALPALLFTASFLLLFSTLLSLVGLLTSMTHPGYTQDLDQ; from the exons ATGAGAGTGGGGACTTGGATCTGCCTGCCAGGCCGTCCTGGGCGCTGCAGGAAGCAACATGACTTAGGTAACTGCCCAGAG GTCCCACGCATCTCCAAGGCCCTGGCCCTCTCCCCAGGTGCACCAGACATGATGCAGCAGCCGCGAGTGGAGACAGATACCATCGGGGCTGGCGAGGGGCCACAGCAGGCAGTGCCCTGGTCAGCCTGGGTCACAAGGCACGGCTGGGTGCGCTGGTGGGTGAGCCACGTGCCCCCAAGCTGGATCCAGTGGTGGAGCACCTCGAACTGGCGGCAACCGCTGCAGCGCCTGCTGTGGGGTCTGGAGGGGATACTCTACCTGCTGCTGGCATTGATGTTGTGCCATGCACTCTTCACCACTGGCTCCTACCTGCTGAGCTCCTTGTGGCCCGTCGTGGCTGCGGTGTGGCGCCACCTGCTACCGGCTCTCGTGCTGCTGGTGCTCAGTGCTCTGCCTGCCCTCCTCTTCACGGCCTCCTTCCTGCTGCTCTTCTCCACACTGCTGAGCCTCGTGGGCCTCCTCACCTCCATGACTCACCCAGGCTACACTCAGGATTTGGATCAATAG
- the TMEM239 gene encoding transmembrane protein 239 isoform X2 produces MRVGTWICLPGRPGRCRKQHDLGAPDMMQQPRVETDTIGAGEGPQQAVPWSAWVTRHGWVRWWVSHVPPSWIQWWSTSNWRQPLQRLLWGLEGILYLLLALMLCHALFTTGSYLLSSLWPVVAAVWRHLLPALVLLVLSALPALLFTASFLLLFSTLLSLVGLLTSMTHPGYTQDLDQ; encoded by the exons ATGAGAGTGGGGACTTGGATCTGCCTGCCAGGCCGTCCTGGGCGCTGCAGGAAGCAACATGACTTAG GTGCACCAGACATGATGCAGCAGCCGCGAGTGGAGACAGATACCATCGGGGCTGGCGAGGGGCCACAGCAGGCAGTGCCCTGGTCAGCCTGGGTCACAAGGCACGGCTGGGTGCGCTGGTGGGTGAGCCACGTGCCCCCAAGCTGGATCCAGTGGTGGAGCACCTCGAACTGGCGGCAACCGCTGCAGCGCCTGCTGTGGGGTCTGGAGGGGATACTCTACCTGCTGCTGGCATTGATGTTGTGCCATGCACTCTTCACCACTGGCTCCTACCTGCTGAGCTCCTTGTGGCCCGTCGTGGCTGCGGTGTGGCGCCACCTGCTACCGGCTCTCGTGCTGCTGGTGCTCAGTGCTCTGCCTGCCCTCCTCTTCACGGCCTCCTTCCTGCTGCTCTTCTCCACACTGCTGAGCCTCGTGGGCCTCCTCACCTCCATGACTCACCCAGGCTACACTCAGGATTTGGATCAATAG
- the TMEM239 gene encoding transmembrane protein 239 isoform X3 — protein sequence MMQQPRVETDTIGAGEGPQQAVPWSAWVTRHGWVRWWVSHVPPSWIQWWSTSNWRQPLQRLLWGLEGILYLLLALMLCHALFTTGSYLLSSLWPVVAAVWRHLLPALVLLVLSALPALLFTASFLLLFSTLLSLVGLLTSMTHPGYTQDLDQ from the coding sequence ATGATGCAGCAGCCGCGAGTGGAGACAGATACCATCGGGGCTGGCGAGGGGCCACAGCAGGCAGTGCCCTGGTCAGCCTGGGTCACAAGGCACGGCTGGGTGCGCTGGTGGGTGAGCCACGTGCCCCCAAGCTGGATCCAGTGGTGGAGCACCTCGAACTGGCGGCAACCGCTGCAGCGCCTGCTGTGGGGTCTGGAGGGGATACTCTACCTGCTGCTGGCATTGATGTTGTGCCATGCACTCTTCACCACTGGCTCCTACCTGCTGAGCTCCTTGTGGCCCGTCGTGGCTGCGGTGTGGCGCCACCTGCTACCGGCTCTCGTGCTGCTGGTGCTCAGTGCTCTGCCTGCCCTCCTCTTCACGGCCTCCTTCCTGCTGCTCTTCTCCACACTGCTGAGCCTCGTGGGCCTCCTCACCTCCATGACTCACCCAGGCTACACTCAGGATTTGGATCAATAG
- the C21H20orf141 gene encoding uncharacterized protein C20orf141 homolog translates to MSRLCLPRTEALEDPFPVPPRGLGAGEGSGSPVRPHVSPWGPSWAQLLDSVLWLGALGLTIRAVFSTTGPALLLLLVSFLAFDLLHRPAGRTLPQRKLLTRGQSQGAGEGPGQQEALLLQMGTVSGQLSLQDALLLLLMGLGPLLTACGMPWTLLGLAFCLHPWA, encoded by the exons atGTCCCGGCTCTGCTTACCCAGAACCGAAGCCCTTGAGGATCCGTTCCCAGTTCCTCCAAGGGGCCTGGGTGCTGGAGAGGGGTCAGGTAGTCCAGTGCGTCCACATGTATCCCCCTGGGGCCCTAGCTGGGCCCAGCTCCTGGACAGTGTCCTATGGCTGGGGGCACTAGGACTGACAATCCGGGCAGTCTTTTCCACGACTGGCCCagccctgctgctgcttctggtcAGCTTCCTCGCCTTTGACCTGCTCCATAG GCCCGCAGGTCGCACTCTGCCACAGCGCAAACTTCTCACCAGGGGCCAGAGTCAGGGGGCCGGTGAGGGTCCTGGACAGCAGGAGGCTCTACTCCTGCAAATGGGTACAGTCTCAGGACAACTTAGCCTCCAGGacgcgctgctgctgctgctcatgGGGCTGGGCCCGCTCCTGACAGCCTGTGGCATGCCCTGGACCCTGCTTGGCCTGGCTTTCTGCCTCCATCCTTGGGCCTGA